The following proteins are co-located in the Lepisosteus oculatus isolate fLepOcu1 chromosome 9, fLepOcu1.hap2, whole genome shotgun sequence genome:
- the ubald2 gene encoding UBA-like domain-containing protein 2 isoform X1: protein MSVNMDELRHQVMINQFVLTAGCAADQAKQLLQAAHWQFETALSSFFQEANVPSHHPQMMCTPRNTPATPPNFPDAITMFSKLRASDSMHGNSSPVPGSMACSPPAGFGSFWASSPPSHQPGWLPPSSPTSHHLHHHLHHQTPMWPPVSQPSSAQQTPVVPALHGQR, encoded by the exons ATGTCGGTGAATATGGACGAGCTGAGGCACCAGGTGATGATAAACCAGTTTGTTTTGACCGCTGGTTGCGCCGCCGACCAGGCTAAACAGCTCCTCCAGGCAGCTCACTGGCAGTTCGAG ACGGCACTAAGCTCCTTTTTCCAAGAAGCTAATGTTCCCAGTCACCACCCTCAGATG ATGTGCACTCCACGCAACACGCCGGCCACCCCGCCCAACTTCCCGGACGCCATCACGATGTTCTCCAAGCTGCGGGCCTCGGACAGCATGCACGGCAACAGCAGCCCTGTCCCGGGCTCCATGGCCTGCTCGCCCCCCGCTGGCTTTGGCTCCTTCTGGGCCTCCTCGCCTCCCAGCCACCAGCCCGGCTGGCTGCCGCCTTCCTCCCCCACCAGCCACCACCTGCACCACCACCTTCACCACCAGACGCCCATGTGGCCGCCCGTATCCCAGCCCAGCAGTGCCCAGCAGACACCAGTGGTGCCCGCCCTGCACGGGCAGAGATGA
- the ubald2 gene encoding UBA-like domain-containing protein 2 isoform X2 — protein sequence MSVNMDELRHQVMINQFVLTAGCAADQAKQLLQAAHWQFEMCTPRNTPATPPNFPDAITMFSKLRASDSMHGNSSPVPGSMACSPPAGFGSFWASSPPSHQPGWLPPSSPTSHHLHHHLHHQTPMWPPVSQPSSAQQTPVVPALHGQR from the exons ATGTCGGTGAATATGGACGAGCTGAGGCACCAGGTGATGATAAACCAGTTTGTTTTGACCGCTGGTTGCGCCGCCGACCAGGCTAAACAGCTCCTCCAGGCAGCTCACTGGCAGTTCGAG ATGTGCACTCCACGCAACACGCCGGCCACCCCGCCCAACTTCCCGGACGCCATCACGATGTTCTCCAAGCTGCGGGCCTCGGACAGCATGCACGGCAACAGCAGCCCTGTCCCGGGCTCCATGGCCTGCTCGCCCCCCGCTGGCTTTGGCTCCTTCTGGGCCTCCTCGCCTCCCAGCCACCAGCCCGGCTGGCTGCCGCCTTCCTCCCCCACCAGCCACCACCTGCACCACCACCTTCACCACCAGACGCCCATGTGGCCGCCCGTATCCCAGCCCAGCAGTGCCCAGCAGACACCAGTGGTGCCCGCCCTGCACGGGCAGAGATGA
- the ubald2 gene encoding UBA-like domain-containing protein 2 isoform X3 has protein sequence MSVNMDELRHQTALSSFFQEANVPSHHPQMMCTPRNTPATPPNFPDAITMFSKLRASDSMHGNSSPVPGSMACSPPAGFGSFWASSPPSHQPGWLPPSSPTSHHLHHHLHHQTPMWPPVSQPSSAQQTPVVPALHGQR, from the exons ATGTCGGTGAATATGGACGAGCTGAGGCACCAG ACGGCACTAAGCTCCTTTTTCCAAGAAGCTAATGTTCCCAGTCACCACCCTCAGATG ATGTGCACTCCACGCAACACGCCGGCCACCCCGCCCAACTTCCCGGACGCCATCACGATGTTCTCCAAGCTGCGGGCCTCGGACAGCATGCACGGCAACAGCAGCCCTGTCCCGGGCTCCATGGCCTGCTCGCCCCCCGCTGGCTTTGGCTCCTTCTGGGCCTCCTCGCCTCCCAGCCACCAGCCCGGCTGGCTGCCGCCTTCCTCCCCCACCAGCCACCACCTGCACCACCACCTTCACCACCAGACGCCCATGTGGCCGCCCGTATCCCAGCCCAGCAGTGCCCAGCAGACACCAGTGGTGCCCGCCCTGCACGGGCAGAGATGA